The window TTGtaataaatatttcaataaatagcAAAATATCTTTGGAAAGTCCACTAGATCGAGGGCGTGGGTGGAAAAACAGGATGTTGGGAAGCGTTCTCGCCGTTCTGAAAGCTCATGTCTAACTTACAGTCAGAGGTGAGACAGAAACTCTGGGAAATACCCAAGAAAGCCCTTAAAATGAGAAGGAATAAAAAGCAGACTCGCAATAATCAGAGCCCCTCGCGAAATGTTAATAAAAACACTTGAATGAAAACTATCACAATCTTTCCAGTTTGATCAAAGTGCTGAGAGTCAGTTCAActatttcttccttttttctctttgactttgtgcgcatgtgtgtgtgtgtgtgtgtgttgtctttttttcagttttgagtCATGACTGTATTTTCGTAGCCAGTAAAAGAAAGTCTCTTGCCAGCTTGGTGAGGTAAAGGTCCAGATCCCTCAGGATGATGTAACCTTCCACTCGGCTGTCCCATACTGTCCTGGACCTGCTTGCTGGGTTCAGGCGTGTTTGTGCCAAAGCAGCTGCTGGCCTTTTCCAAGAGCTTCTCAAAGAGCTCATCTAGGggagaaagcaaaacaaatctTATATCAGACCATTTTTGATGTCACTTCCTCCACAGGGAAGGGGGATGATGAAATGTGGGTGGATTTCAGTAAAAAGACTGTTGATACCTGAGTGCTAACTTGGCTAATCAGGTCCCGCAAGTCCAGCTGAATGTGTCTGATGTTCTGAGTTAGAGTTGTCCGAGCATCCTGCACCATCTTCTGATCTTTCTCCTCGTTCTCCAGCTGTATTCTCTTCCACTCCAGCATATTCCAGTAGGTTTTCATGTCCCAGAAAGCGGCATGCAGTCGTTCCCACTCCTGAACGCACAAGTGACAAGCACATGATTACATAATGAAGCGTTGCACAACCCCATCTGTGCTTGAAGTTTCAAAAAGGGGAATTCCATGCAAATTTTTACAAGcatttttattctgtaaaagcAAACCTTCTGACAGAGTCATcaggtttctttctttttttttgtttgtttttttgttctcctcATAATGGAAAAGGTCAAAACAAGAAATTCTCAGAATAACACCAAAAGTTAATCAGAGAATGATTTTCTATGAAAGTGTTTTGAAACACAGAGGGACTTACTAACCGTCAGATTAATCCACCGATAGAATTCTGTGGAAAGTGAGGGCAGATCCTTCAAGTGTCGGCTTCTGTCCTCAAACTGCCCGTTTCCCAGCTGCTGCTCCTTCTATAAATATTACACAAAACAATAACTTATAAGTTtaagctgagaaaaaaaaaaacaactagtgTCAGACCATGGAGTAGAACTAAATTTAGTACTTACATATTTCCCTAGCAGCTGTTGCACACGAGTTCGAGTGGACCTTGTGTGCTTGAAGCAATTAAGATACAGGGAATTAGTCTGAGCAACTGGTAATGAGGCGGATTGCTCCATGCAGTCCAGTATacaaaagaggaggaagagggctTTCCAAACAGCCATCTGAAACATCGGAGACAAGACCAGAGTTATAGGTTAGAAATCATCTGCGACCACGTGCGCCTTCATGGGATAAACTAATGAACGAACAGTTTGTGCAGCTGCTTAAACTCCCAACGATTAAGTAAAATAAGCTGACTTGAACTTCCTGTAAAATTGCTATGTATAGAAAGTAACACTTCTGAAGAAAATGAATATGGCAGATGGGAAATTTAACAACATTTCTCTAAGAAATTCCACGCCTCATCTGTCATCCCCTGCCACATGACATCCATATGCTTTCTTTCTTAAATTCCAATAAATGGTTAAACTGTGAAAAGGAAGCTCTTTTTTTCTATGTCCTCTTCTTTTTCAGCCTTGCACCTAAAAGTGTCTGTGCAAAGACCTGAAGTCAAATCTCTTGAGTACAGATAAAACTGACTTCAGCAGGTGGTTGCCACTGCAGGAATCATGTAATTAGAAGCGTTGTATGTCTTGTCCCTTTCAGGTTTCCTGACTCAGTTGTAATTAAtcagcagaaaaaagaaacaaaaatcttccttttttaaaaaaaagtttcttctttttgttgttacaTATGCTCTCGATGCAAAACAGTCTTCATGCTGAGTCAGTCAATCACTTATTAACTGGAAGGATAACAGTTCCCTGATCTCCCAGTTCAATGTACATTAAGACAGCACAGTCATTAAgcaaacataaacacactgtatatatatatacatacatacacacatatacacacacacacacacacacacacacacatacacatatatatatatgtgtatgtgtgtgtgtgtgtgtgtgtgtgtgtgtgtgtgtgtgtgtgtgtatgtatgtatatatatatacacagacacacacacacatatcaatatctatatatatacatatatagatattgatattgatatctatcagaaaaacacaaacaccctCAGACTCTTGTAAACTAGTGTAACATGGGCTTACCTCGGAGGAGTAGTGAGTAGTGGTGTAGTGCCACTCGCAGCAAGATAATTTCATGCTTTACTGGCACTCACAAACACTATATATTCTCATGTTCTTGCTTTCGGTTTCACACGGTGTCtggacttttttgttttttttttcctctctctgccgtctcgctctctctctcactaagCATCTTGTGGTGACTGTATGATTCAGAAAAAGtcattcactgtgaaactaAAATAGGACTGccgtctttattttttgctatccccccccccccccccccccccacacacacacacttgtaatCATCATGCTTGTAAActgcttttcttttgtgtctttcTATTTCTATACTCTATACTCACAAA of the Maylandia zebra isolate NMK-2024a linkage group LG10, Mzebra_GT3a, whole genome shotgun sequence genome contains:
- the LOC111501606 gene encoding uncharacterized protein LOC111501606, which translates into the protein MFQMAVWKALFLLFCILDCMEQSASLPVAQTNSLYLNCFKHTRSTRTRVQQLLGKYKEQQLGNGQFEDRSRHLKDLPSLSTEFYRWINLTEWERLHAAFWDMKTYWNMLEWKRIQLENEEKDQKMVQDARTTLTQNIRHIQLDLRDLISQVSTQMSSLRSSWKRPAAALAQTRLNPASRSRTVWDSRVEGYIILRDLDLYLTKLARDFLLLATKIQS